One Globicephala melas chromosome 4, mGloMel1.2, whole genome shotgun sequence genomic window carries:
- the SENP5 gene encoding sentrin-specific protease 5 isoform X1 translates to MKKQRKILWRKGIHLAFSEKWNTGFGGFKKFYFHQQLCILKAKLGRPVTWSRHLRHFQCRKKALQFQKTWIQDEPLFAKAKSNVAVQNLSTLSSKVKGKDTKHFISSSRTFLKLQAEKLLSSAKNSDHEYSGEKSLLKAATDIPANSVLSQASGHRPRTEPQASDPPMKFNGESQSPGESGTIVVTLSNHKRKRFCYGCCRGLEHHRNGGPLIPRKFQLNQHRRIKVSPHMMYEKLSMIRFRYRILRSQHFRTKSKVCKLKKAQRSWVQVTGDHQETLRENSEGGSCSLFPSPEPKDPSCRHQPYLPDMDSNAVVKGKNSHVPDGHTKGSPLLGKELSLDEAFPDQQNGSATYIWDQSPCSSPKWACTELIHDIPLPEHHSNNMFISETEGEVMALGQENRTSTVNDDRVKLSVSGADQSVSSVDGPVSEETVQNESSCQMDEDGSFKQNILSSKLLDHPYCKSPLEAPLTCSGLKLENQVGGGKNSQKASPVDDEQLSICLSGFLDEVMKKYGSLVPLSEKDVLGRLKDVFNEDFSNRKPFINREITNYRARHQKCNFRIFYNKHMLDMDDLATLDGQNWLNDQVINMYGELIMDAVPDKVHFFNSFFHRQLVTKGYNGVKRWTKKVDLFKKSLLLIPIHLEVHWSLITVTLSNRIISFYDSQGIHFKFCVENIRKYLLTEAREKNRPEFLQGWQTAVTKCIPQQKNDSDCGVFVLQYCKCLALEQPFQFSQEDMPRVRKRIYKELCECRLMD, encoded by the exons atgaaaaaacagaggaaaattcTGTGGAGGAAAGGAATCCACTTAGCTTTTTCTGAGAAATGGAATACTGGGTTTGGAGGCTTTAAGAAGTTCTACTTTCACCAACAGTTGTGCATTCTGAAAGCCAAGTTGGGAAGGCCAGTTACTTGGAGCAGGCATTTAAGGCATTTCCAGTGCAGAAAGAAGGCCCTTCAATTCCAGAAAACGTGGATCCAGGATGAACCCCTTTTTGCTAAGGCAAAGTCCAATGTGGCTGTTCAGAATCTTAGTACTTTGTCCTCTAAAGTGAAAGGAAAGGACACTAAACACTTCATTTCCTCCTCAAGGACCTTCCTGAAACTCCAAGCAGAGAAGTTGCTATCATCAGCAAAGAACTCTGATCATGAATACTCTGGAGAGAAAAGTCTCTTGAAGGCAGCCACTGACATACCAGCAAATAGTGTTTTAAGTCAGGCCAGTGGTCACAGACCTAGGACGGAGCCACAAGCTTCTGATCCTCCTATGAAGTTCAATGGGGAGAGCCAGAGTCCAGGTGAGAGTGGCACAATTGTGGTCACCTTGAGCAACCATAAGAGAAAGCGCTTTTGTTATGGCTGCTGCCGAGGGCTGGAGCACCACAGGAATGGGGGACCCCTGATTCCAAGAAAGTTCCAACTTAATCAACATAGAAGAATAAAAGTATCTCCTCATATGATGTATGAGAAATTATCCATGATTAGATTTCGGTACAGGATTCTCAGATCCCAGCACTTCAGAACAAAAAGCAAAGTTTGCAAGCTAAAAAAAGCCCAGCGAAGCTGGGTGCAGGTCACTGGGGACCATCAAGAGACCCTTAGGGAGAACAGTGAGGGTGGCAGTTGCAGCTTATTCCCTTCCCCAGAACCTAAAGACCCTTCTTGTCGGCATCAACCATACCTTCCAGATATGGACAGCAATGCTGTGGTGAAGGGAAAGAACTCTCATGTGCCTGATGGCCACACTAAAGGAAGCCCTCTCTTGGGCAAGGAACTTAGTTTAGATGAAGCATTCCCTGACCAACAGAATGGCAGTGCCACATACATCTGGGACCAGTCACCCTGTTCCTCTCCTAAGTGGGCGTGTACAGAGCTGATTCATGACATCCCCTTACCAGAACATCATTCTAATAACATGTTTATCTCGGAAACCGAGGGAGAAGTTATGGCTCTGGGTCAGGAAAATCGGACAAGTACTGTCAATGATGACagagtaaaactgtcagtgtctGGGGCAGATCAATCTGTGAGTAGTGTAGATGGGCCTGTGTCCGAAGAGACTGTTCAGAATGAGAGTTCATGCCAgatggatgaggatggatctTTCAAGCAGAACATTCTTAGTTCTAAGTTGCTGGACCACCCTTACTGTAAAAGTCCACTGGAGGCTCCTCTGACGTGCAGTGGACTCAAACTAGAAAATCAAGTGGGAGGTGGGAAGAACAGTCAAAAAGCCTCTCCAGTGGATGATGAACAGCTGTCAATCTGCCTTTCTG GATTCCTAGATGAGGTTATGAAGAAGTATGGCAGTTTGGTCCCACTCAGTGAAAAAGATGTCCTTGGAAGATTAAAAGATGTCTTTAATGAAGACTTTTCTAATAG AAAACCTTTTATCAATAGGGAGATAACAAACTATCGGGCCAGACATCAAAAATGCAACTTCCGCATCTTCTACAATAAGCACATGCTGGATATGGATGATCTGGCAACCCTGGATGGTCAGAATTGGCTGAATGACCAG GTCATTAATATGTACGGTGAGCTGATAATGGATGCAGTCCCAGACAAA GTTCACTTCTTCAACAGCTTTTTTCATAGACAGCTGGTAACCAAAGGATATAATGGAGTAAAAAGATGGACTAAAAAG GTGGATTTGTTTAAAAAGAGTCTTCTGTTGATTCCTATTCACCTGGAAGTCCACTGGTCTCTCATTACTGTGACACTCTCTAAtcgaattatttcattttatgattcCCAAGGCATTCATTTTAAGTTTTGTGTAGAG AATATAAGAAAGTATTTGCTGACTGAagccagagaaaaaaatagaCCTGAATTTCTTCAGGGTTGGCAGACTGCTGTTACCAAG TGTATTCCACAACAGAAAAATGACAGTGACTGTGGAGTATTTGTGCTCCAG TACTGCAAGTGCCTCGCCTTAGAGCagcctttccagttttcccaagaaGACATGCCCCGAGTGCGGAAGAGGATTTACAAGGAGCTGTGTGAGTGCCGGCTCATGGACTGA
- the SENP5 gene encoding sentrin-specific protease 5 isoform X5: MKKQRKILWRKGIHLAFSEKWNTGFGGFKKFYFHQQLCILKAKLGRPVTWSRHLRHFQCRKKALQFQKTWIQDEPLFAKAKSNVAVQNLSTLSSKVKGKDTKHFISSSRTFLKLQAEKLLSSAKNSDHEYSGEKSLLKAATDIPANSVLSQASGHRPRTEPQASDPPMKFNGESQSPGFLDEVMKKYGSLVPLSEKDVLGRLKDVFNEDFSNRKPFINREITNYRARHQKCNFRIFYNKHMLDMDDLATLDGQNWLNDQVINMYGELIMDAVPDKVHFFNSFFHRQLVTKGYNGVKRWTKKVDLFKKSLLLIPIHLEVHWSLITVTLSNRIISFYDSQGIHFKFCVENIRKYLLTEAREKNRPEFLQGWQTAVTKCIPQQKNDSDCGVFVLQYCKCLALEQPFQFSQEDMPRVRKRIYKELCECRLMD; the protein is encoded by the exons atgaaaaaacagaggaaaattcTGTGGAGGAAAGGAATCCACTTAGCTTTTTCTGAGAAATGGAATACTGGGTTTGGAGGCTTTAAGAAGTTCTACTTTCACCAACAGTTGTGCATTCTGAAAGCCAAGTTGGGAAGGCCAGTTACTTGGAGCAGGCATTTAAGGCATTTCCAGTGCAGAAAGAAGGCCCTTCAATTCCAGAAAACGTGGATCCAGGATGAACCCCTTTTTGCTAAGGCAAAGTCCAATGTGGCTGTTCAGAATCTTAGTACTTTGTCCTCTAAAGTGAAAGGAAAGGACACTAAACACTTCATTTCCTCCTCAAGGACCTTCCTGAAACTCCAAGCAGAGAAGTTGCTATCATCAGCAAAGAACTCTGATCATGAATACTCTGGAGAGAAAAGTCTCTTGAAGGCAGCCACTGACATACCAGCAAATAGTGTTTTAAGTCAGGCCAGTGGTCACAGACCTAGGACGGAGCCACAAGCTTCTGATCCTCCTATGAAGTTCAATGGGGAGAGCCAGAGTCCAG GATTCCTAGATGAGGTTATGAAGAAGTATGGCAGTTTGGTCCCACTCAGTGAAAAAGATGTCCTTGGAAGATTAAAAGATGTCTTTAATGAAGACTTTTCTAATAG AAAACCTTTTATCAATAGGGAGATAACAAACTATCGGGCCAGACATCAAAAATGCAACTTCCGCATCTTCTACAATAAGCACATGCTGGATATGGATGATCTGGCAACCCTGGATGGTCAGAATTGGCTGAATGACCAG GTCATTAATATGTACGGTGAGCTGATAATGGATGCAGTCCCAGACAAA GTTCACTTCTTCAACAGCTTTTTTCATAGACAGCTGGTAACCAAAGGATATAATGGAGTAAAAAGATGGACTAAAAAG GTGGATTTGTTTAAAAAGAGTCTTCTGTTGATTCCTATTCACCTGGAAGTCCACTGGTCTCTCATTACTGTGACACTCTCTAAtcgaattatttcattttatgattcCCAAGGCATTCATTTTAAGTTTTGTGTAGAG AATATAAGAAAGTATTTGCTGACTGAagccagagaaaaaaatagaCCTGAATTTCTTCAGGGTTGGCAGACTGCTGTTACCAAG TGTATTCCACAACAGAAAAATGACAGTGACTGTGGAGTATTTGTGCTCCAG TACTGCAAGTGCCTCGCCTTAGAGCagcctttccagttttcccaagaaGACATGCCCCGAGTGCGGAAGAGGATTTACAAGGAGCTGTGTGAGTGCCGGCTCATGGACTGA
- the SENP5 gene encoding sentrin-specific protease 5 isoform X2: MKKQRKILWRKGIHLAFSEKWNTGFGGFKKFYFHQQLCILKAKLGRPVTWSRHLRHFQCRKKALQFQKTWIQDEPLFAKAKSNVAVQNLSTLSSKVKGKDTKHFISSSRTFLKLQAEKLLSSAKNSDHEYSGEKSLLKAATDIPANSVLSQASGHRPRTEPQASDPPMKFNGESQSPGESGTIVVTLSNHKRKRFCYGCCRGLEHHRNGGPLIPRKFQLNQHRRIKVSPHMMYEKLSMIRFRYRILRSQHFRTKSKVCKLKKAQRSWVQVTGDHQETLRENSEGGSCSLFPSPEPKDPSCRHQPYLPDMDSNAVVKGKNSHVPDGHTKGSPLLGKELSLDEAFPDQQNGSATYIWDQSPCSSPKWACTELIHDIPLPEHHSNNMFISETEGEVMALGQENRTSTVNDDRVKLSVSGADQSVSSVDGPVSEETVQNESSCQMDEDGSFKQNILSSKLLDHPYCKSPLEAPLTCSGLKLENQVGGGKNSQKASPVDDEQLSICLSGFLDEVMKKYGSLVPLSEKDVLGRLKDVFNEDFSNREITNYRARHQKCNFRIFYNKHMLDMDDLATLDGQNWLNDQVINMYGELIMDAVPDKVHFFNSFFHRQLVTKGYNGVKRWTKKVDLFKKSLLLIPIHLEVHWSLITVTLSNRIISFYDSQGIHFKFCVENIRKYLLTEAREKNRPEFLQGWQTAVTKCIPQQKNDSDCGVFVLQYCKCLALEQPFQFSQEDMPRVRKRIYKELCECRLMD, translated from the exons atgaaaaaacagaggaaaattcTGTGGAGGAAAGGAATCCACTTAGCTTTTTCTGAGAAATGGAATACTGGGTTTGGAGGCTTTAAGAAGTTCTACTTTCACCAACAGTTGTGCATTCTGAAAGCCAAGTTGGGAAGGCCAGTTACTTGGAGCAGGCATTTAAGGCATTTCCAGTGCAGAAAGAAGGCCCTTCAATTCCAGAAAACGTGGATCCAGGATGAACCCCTTTTTGCTAAGGCAAAGTCCAATGTGGCTGTTCAGAATCTTAGTACTTTGTCCTCTAAAGTGAAAGGAAAGGACACTAAACACTTCATTTCCTCCTCAAGGACCTTCCTGAAACTCCAAGCAGAGAAGTTGCTATCATCAGCAAAGAACTCTGATCATGAATACTCTGGAGAGAAAAGTCTCTTGAAGGCAGCCACTGACATACCAGCAAATAGTGTTTTAAGTCAGGCCAGTGGTCACAGACCTAGGACGGAGCCACAAGCTTCTGATCCTCCTATGAAGTTCAATGGGGAGAGCCAGAGTCCAGGTGAGAGTGGCACAATTGTGGTCACCTTGAGCAACCATAAGAGAAAGCGCTTTTGTTATGGCTGCTGCCGAGGGCTGGAGCACCACAGGAATGGGGGACCCCTGATTCCAAGAAAGTTCCAACTTAATCAACATAGAAGAATAAAAGTATCTCCTCATATGATGTATGAGAAATTATCCATGATTAGATTTCGGTACAGGATTCTCAGATCCCAGCACTTCAGAACAAAAAGCAAAGTTTGCAAGCTAAAAAAAGCCCAGCGAAGCTGGGTGCAGGTCACTGGGGACCATCAAGAGACCCTTAGGGAGAACAGTGAGGGTGGCAGTTGCAGCTTATTCCCTTCCCCAGAACCTAAAGACCCTTCTTGTCGGCATCAACCATACCTTCCAGATATGGACAGCAATGCTGTGGTGAAGGGAAAGAACTCTCATGTGCCTGATGGCCACACTAAAGGAAGCCCTCTCTTGGGCAAGGAACTTAGTTTAGATGAAGCATTCCCTGACCAACAGAATGGCAGTGCCACATACATCTGGGACCAGTCACCCTGTTCCTCTCCTAAGTGGGCGTGTACAGAGCTGATTCATGACATCCCCTTACCAGAACATCATTCTAATAACATGTTTATCTCGGAAACCGAGGGAGAAGTTATGGCTCTGGGTCAGGAAAATCGGACAAGTACTGTCAATGATGACagagtaaaactgtcagtgtctGGGGCAGATCAATCTGTGAGTAGTGTAGATGGGCCTGTGTCCGAAGAGACTGTTCAGAATGAGAGTTCATGCCAgatggatgaggatggatctTTCAAGCAGAACATTCTTAGTTCTAAGTTGCTGGACCACCCTTACTGTAAAAGTCCACTGGAGGCTCCTCTGACGTGCAGTGGACTCAAACTAGAAAATCAAGTGGGAGGTGGGAAGAACAGTCAAAAAGCCTCTCCAGTGGATGATGAACAGCTGTCAATCTGCCTTTCTG GATTCCTAGATGAGGTTATGAAGAAGTATGGCAGTTTGGTCCCACTCAGTGAAAAAGATGTCCTTGGAAGATTAAAAGATGTCTTTAATGAAGACTTTTCTAATAG GGAGATAACAAACTATCGGGCCAGACATCAAAAATGCAACTTCCGCATCTTCTACAATAAGCACATGCTGGATATGGATGATCTGGCAACCCTGGATGGTCAGAATTGGCTGAATGACCAG GTCATTAATATGTACGGTGAGCTGATAATGGATGCAGTCCCAGACAAA GTTCACTTCTTCAACAGCTTTTTTCATAGACAGCTGGTAACCAAAGGATATAATGGAGTAAAAAGATGGACTAAAAAG GTGGATTTGTTTAAAAAGAGTCTTCTGTTGATTCCTATTCACCTGGAAGTCCACTGGTCTCTCATTACTGTGACACTCTCTAAtcgaattatttcattttatgattcCCAAGGCATTCATTTTAAGTTTTGTGTAGAG AATATAAGAAAGTATTTGCTGACTGAagccagagaaaaaaatagaCCTGAATTTCTTCAGGGTTGGCAGACTGCTGTTACCAAG TGTATTCCACAACAGAAAAATGACAGTGACTGTGGAGTATTTGTGCTCCAG TACTGCAAGTGCCTCGCCTTAGAGCagcctttccagttttcccaagaaGACATGCCCCGAGTGCGGAAGAGGATTTACAAGGAGCTGTGTGAGTGCCGGCTCATGGACTGA
- the SENP5 gene encoding sentrin-specific protease 5 isoform X3: protein MKKQRKILWRKGIHLAFSEKWNTGFGGFKKFYFHQQLCILKAKLGRPVTWSRHLRHFQCRKKALQFQKTWIQDEPLFAKAKSNVAVQNLSTLSSKVKGKDTKHFISSSRTFLKLQAEKLLSSAKNSDHEYSGEKSLLKAATDIPANSVLSQASGHRPRTEPQASDPPMKFNGESQSPGESGTIVVTLSNHKRKRFCYGCCRGLEHHRNGGPLIPRKFQLNQHRRIKVSPHMMYEKLSMIRFRYRILRSQHFRTKSKVCKLKKAQRSWVQVTGDHQETLRENSEGGSCSLFPSPEPKDPSCRHQPYLPDMDSNAVVKGKNSHVPDGHTKGSPLLGKELSLDEAFPDQQNGSATYIWDQSPCSSPKWACTELIHDIPLPEHHSNNMFISETEGEVMALGQENRTSTVNDDRVKLSVSGADQSVSSVDGPVSEETVQNESSCQMDEDGSFKQNILSSKLLDHPYCKSPLEAPLTCSGLKLENQVGGGKNSQKASPVDDEQLSICLSGFLDEVMKKYGSLVPLSEKDVLGRLKDVFNEDFSNRKPFINREITNYRARHQKCNFRIFYNKHMLDMDDLATLDGQNWLNDQVINMYGELIMDAVPDKVHFFNSFFHRQLVTKGYNGVKRWTKKVDLFKKSLLLIPIHLEVHWSLITVTLSNRIISFYDSQGIHFKFCVECIPQQKNDSDCGVFVLQYCKCLALEQPFQFSQEDMPRVRKRIYKELCECRLMD from the exons atgaaaaaacagaggaaaattcTGTGGAGGAAAGGAATCCACTTAGCTTTTTCTGAGAAATGGAATACTGGGTTTGGAGGCTTTAAGAAGTTCTACTTTCACCAACAGTTGTGCATTCTGAAAGCCAAGTTGGGAAGGCCAGTTACTTGGAGCAGGCATTTAAGGCATTTCCAGTGCAGAAAGAAGGCCCTTCAATTCCAGAAAACGTGGATCCAGGATGAACCCCTTTTTGCTAAGGCAAAGTCCAATGTGGCTGTTCAGAATCTTAGTACTTTGTCCTCTAAAGTGAAAGGAAAGGACACTAAACACTTCATTTCCTCCTCAAGGACCTTCCTGAAACTCCAAGCAGAGAAGTTGCTATCATCAGCAAAGAACTCTGATCATGAATACTCTGGAGAGAAAAGTCTCTTGAAGGCAGCCACTGACATACCAGCAAATAGTGTTTTAAGTCAGGCCAGTGGTCACAGACCTAGGACGGAGCCACAAGCTTCTGATCCTCCTATGAAGTTCAATGGGGAGAGCCAGAGTCCAGGTGAGAGTGGCACAATTGTGGTCACCTTGAGCAACCATAAGAGAAAGCGCTTTTGTTATGGCTGCTGCCGAGGGCTGGAGCACCACAGGAATGGGGGACCCCTGATTCCAAGAAAGTTCCAACTTAATCAACATAGAAGAATAAAAGTATCTCCTCATATGATGTATGAGAAATTATCCATGATTAGATTTCGGTACAGGATTCTCAGATCCCAGCACTTCAGAACAAAAAGCAAAGTTTGCAAGCTAAAAAAAGCCCAGCGAAGCTGGGTGCAGGTCACTGGGGACCATCAAGAGACCCTTAGGGAGAACAGTGAGGGTGGCAGTTGCAGCTTATTCCCTTCCCCAGAACCTAAAGACCCTTCTTGTCGGCATCAACCATACCTTCCAGATATGGACAGCAATGCTGTGGTGAAGGGAAAGAACTCTCATGTGCCTGATGGCCACACTAAAGGAAGCCCTCTCTTGGGCAAGGAACTTAGTTTAGATGAAGCATTCCCTGACCAACAGAATGGCAGTGCCACATACATCTGGGACCAGTCACCCTGTTCCTCTCCTAAGTGGGCGTGTACAGAGCTGATTCATGACATCCCCTTACCAGAACATCATTCTAATAACATGTTTATCTCGGAAACCGAGGGAGAAGTTATGGCTCTGGGTCAGGAAAATCGGACAAGTACTGTCAATGATGACagagtaaaactgtcagtgtctGGGGCAGATCAATCTGTGAGTAGTGTAGATGGGCCTGTGTCCGAAGAGACTGTTCAGAATGAGAGTTCATGCCAgatggatgaggatggatctTTCAAGCAGAACATTCTTAGTTCTAAGTTGCTGGACCACCCTTACTGTAAAAGTCCACTGGAGGCTCCTCTGACGTGCAGTGGACTCAAACTAGAAAATCAAGTGGGAGGTGGGAAGAACAGTCAAAAAGCCTCTCCAGTGGATGATGAACAGCTGTCAATCTGCCTTTCTG GATTCCTAGATGAGGTTATGAAGAAGTATGGCAGTTTGGTCCCACTCAGTGAAAAAGATGTCCTTGGAAGATTAAAAGATGTCTTTAATGAAGACTTTTCTAATAG AAAACCTTTTATCAATAGGGAGATAACAAACTATCGGGCCAGACATCAAAAATGCAACTTCCGCATCTTCTACAATAAGCACATGCTGGATATGGATGATCTGGCAACCCTGGATGGTCAGAATTGGCTGAATGACCAG GTCATTAATATGTACGGTGAGCTGATAATGGATGCAGTCCCAGACAAA GTTCACTTCTTCAACAGCTTTTTTCATAGACAGCTGGTAACCAAAGGATATAATGGAGTAAAAAGATGGACTAAAAAG GTGGATTTGTTTAAAAAGAGTCTTCTGTTGATTCCTATTCACCTGGAAGTCCACTGGTCTCTCATTACTGTGACACTCTCTAAtcgaattatttcattttatgattcCCAAGGCATTCATTTTAAGTTTTGTGTAGAG TGTATTCCACAACAGAAAAATGACAGTGACTGTGGAGTATTTGTGCTCCAG TACTGCAAGTGCCTCGCCTTAGAGCagcctttccagttttcccaagaaGACATGCCCCGAGTGCGGAAGAGGATTTACAAGGAGCTGTGTGAGTGCCGGCTCATGGACTGA
- the SENP5 gene encoding sentrin-specific protease 5 isoform X4, with product MKKQRKILWRKGIHLAFSEKWNTGFGGFKKFYFHQQLCILKAKLGRPVTWSRHLRHFQCRKKALQFQKTWIQDEPLFAKAKSNVAVQNLSTLSSKVKGKDTKHFISSSRTFLKLQAEKLLSSAKNSDHEYSGEKSLLKAATDIPANSVLSQASGHRPRTEPQASDPPMKFNGESQSPGESGTIVVTLSNHKRKRFCYGCCRGLEHHRNGGPLIPRKFQLNQHRRIKVSPHMMYEKLSMIRFRYRILRSQHFRTKSKVCKLKKAQRSWVQVTGDHQETLRENSEGGSCSLFPSPEPKDPSCRHQPYLPDMDSNAVVKGKNSHVPDGHTKGSPLLGKELSLDEAFPDQQNGSATYIWDQSPCSSPKWACTELIHDIPLPEHHSNNMFISETEGEVMALGQENRTSTVNDDRVKLSVSGADQSVSSVDGPVSEETVQNESSCQMDEDGSFKQNILSSKLLDHPYCKSPLEAPLTCSGLKLENQVGGGKNSQKASPVDDEQLSICLSGFLDEVMKKYGSLVPLSEKDVLGRLKDVFNEDFSNRKPFINREITNYRARHQKCNFRIFYNKHMLDMDDLATLDGQNWLNDQVINMYGELIMDAVPDKVHFFNSFFHRQLVTKGYNGVKRWTKKVDLFKKSLLLIPIHLEVHWSLITVTLSNRIISFYDSQGIHFKFCVEYLFKFQIQQVDLLLEKADHLIKRSN from the exons atgaaaaaacagaggaaaattcTGTGGAGGAAAGGAATCCACTTAGCTTTTTCTGAGAAATGGAATACTGGGTTTGGAGGCTTTAAGAAGTTCTACTTTCACCAACAGTTGTGCATTCTGAAAGCCAAGTTGGGAAGGCCAGTTACTTGGAGCAGGCATTTAAGGCATTTCCAGTGCAGAAAGAAGGCCCTTCAATTCCAGAAAACGTGGATCCAGGATGAACCCCTTTTTGCTAAGGCAAAGTCCAATGTGGCTGTTCAGAATCTTAGTACTTTGTCCTCTAAAGTGAAAGGAAAGGACACTAAACACTTCATTTCCTCCTCAAGGACCTTCCTGAAACTCCAAGCAGAGAAGTTGCTATCATCAGCAAAGAACTCTGATCATGAATACTCTGGAGAGAAAAGTCTCTTGAAGGCAGCCACTGACATACCAGCAAATAGTGTTTTAAGTCAGGCCAGTGGTCACAGACCTAGGACGGAGCCACAAGCTTCTGATCCTCCTATGAAGTTCAATGGGGAGAGCCAGAGTCCAGGTGAGAGTGGCACAATTGTGGTCACCTTGAGCAACCATAAGAGAAAGCGCTTTTGTTATGGCTGCTGCCGAGGGCTGGAGCACCACAGGAATGGGGGACCCCTGATTCCAAGAAAGTTCCAACTTAATCAACATAGAAGAATAAAAGTATCTCCTCATATGATGTATGAGAAATTATCCATGATTAGATTTCGGTACAGGATTCTCAGATCCCAGCACTTCAGAACAAAAAGCAAAGTTTGCAAGCTAAAAAAAGCCCAGCGAAGCTGGGTGCAGGTCACTGGGGACCATCAAGAGACCCTTAGGGAGAACAGTGAGGGTGGCAGTTGCAGCTTATTCCCTTCCCCAGAACCTAAAGACCCTTCTTGTCGGCATCAACCATACCTTCCAGATATGGACAGCAATGCTGTGGTGAAGGGAAAGAACTCTCATGTGCCTGATGGCCACACTAAAGGAAGCCCTCTCTTGGGCAAGGAACTTAGTTTAGATGAAGCATTCCCTGACCAACAGAATGGCAGTGCCACATACATCTGGGACCAGTCACCCTGTTCCTCTCCTAAGTGGGCGTGTACAGAGCTGATTCATGACATCCCCTTACCAGAACATCATTCTAATAACATGTTTATCTCGGAAACCGAGGGAGAAGTTATGGCTCTGGGTCAGGAAAATCGGACAAGTACTGTCAATGATGACagagtaaaactgtcagtgtctGGGGCAGATCAATCTGTGAGTAGTGTAGATGGGCCTGTGTCCGAAGAGACTGTTCAGAATGAGAGTTCATGCCAgatggatgaggatggatctTTCAAGCAGAACATTCTTAGTTCTAAGTTGCTGGACCACCCTTACTGTAAAAGTCCACTGGAGGCTCCTCTGACGTGCAGTGGACTCAAACTAGAAAATCAAGTGGGAGGTGGGAAGAACAGTCAAAAAGCCTCTCCAGTGGATGATGAACAGCTGTCAATCTGCCTTTCTG GATTCCTAGATGAGGTTATGAAGAAGTATGGCAGTTTGGTCCCACTCAGTGAAAAAGATGTCCTTGGAAGATTAAAAGATGTCTTTAATGAAGACTTTTCTAATAG AAAACCTTTTATCAATAGGGAGATAACAAACTATCGGGCCAGACATCAAAAATGCAACTTCCGCATCTTCTACAATAAGCACATGCTGGATATGGATGATCTGGCAACCCTGGATGGTCAGAATTGGCTGAATGACCAG GTCATTAATATGTACGGTGAGCTGATAATGGATGCAGTCCCAGACAAA GTTCACTTCTTCAACAGCTTTTTTCATAGACAGCTGGTAACCAAAGGATATAATGGAGTAAAAAGATGGACTAAAAAG GTGGATTTGTTTAAAAAGAGTCTTCTGTTGATTCCTATTCACCTGGAAGTCCACTGGTCTCTCATTACTGTGACACTCTCTAAtcgaattatttcattttatgattcCCAAGGCATTCATTTTAAGTTTTGTGTAGAG TATTTATTTAAGTTTCAAATTCAGCAAGTTGACTTACTCCTGGAAAAGGCTGACCATCTCATAAAAAGATCTAATTAA
- the LOC115855156 gene encoding short transmembrane mitochondrial protein 1-like: protein MLQFLLGFTLGNVVGMYLAQNYDILEEIKKDVDAKKKPPSS from the coding sequence ATGCTCCAGTTCCTGCTTGGATTTACTCTTGGCAATGTGGTGGGAATGTATCTGGCTCAGAACTACGACAtacttgaagaaattaaaaaggacgTGGACGCCAAGAAGAAACCCCCTAGTTCATGA